The following proteins are encoded in a genomic region of Zea mays cultivar B73 chromosome 9, Zm-B73-REFERENCE-NAM-5.0, whole genome shotgun sequence:
- the LOC103638626 gene encoding long chain base biosynthesis protein 1a: MDMALPIVNATAAVLARVSAAFNGPLARAVVFGVHIDGHLVVEGLLIAIIVFQLSRKSYKPPKKPLTEKEIDELCDEWETKPLCPPIKEGAKIDAPTLESAAGPHTIVDGKEVVNLASANYLDLIGNEKIIDSCISSLEKYGVGSCGPRGFYGTIGLNLTFHCILYSYGISTIFSVIPTFCKKRDIIVA, encoded by the exons ATGGACATGGCATTGCCCATTGTGAATGCCACAGCGGCGGTGCTCGCCCGTGTCTCGGCTGCCTTCAATGGCCCCCTTGCCCGCGCAGTCGTCTTTGGGGTCCATATTGATG GTCACTTGGTCGTGGAAGGGCTTCTTATTGCAATCATAGTGTTCCAGCTCTCCAGGAAGAGCTACAAACCACCAAAGAAGCCACTCACTGAAAAG GAGATTGATGAGCTATGTGATGAGTGGGAGACAAAGCCGCTATGCCCTCCAATCAAGGAGGGGGCCAAAATAGATGCTCCAACATTGGAAAG TGCCGCTGGACCACATACGATTGTTGATGGTAAAGAAGTTGTgaaccttgcatcagcaaactaCCTCGATTTAATTGGCAACGAAAAGATTATT GATTCTTGCATCAGTTCATTGGAGAAATATGGTGTTGGTTCTTGTGGTCCACGTGGTTTTTATGGAACAATTGGTCT GAACTTAACTTTCCATTGTATTCTTTATTCATATGGGATTTCTACAATATTTAGTGTGATACCCACCTTCTGTAAGAAACGAGATATCATAGTCGCGTAA